From the Haladaptatus sp. DJG-WS-42 genome, the window AATTCCGTTTTCGAGCGTGCCGTTTTCGATGCAGGTGCTCGGCGTGTTCCTCGCCGGACTCCTGCTCGGCCCCGTCTGGGGTGGCGCGTCGATGGCACTCTACTTGCTTGCCGGAGCGGTTGGCGCACCCGTGTTCCAGGGCGGTGCGGCGGGCGTTGGCCACCTGTTCGGGAGCACCGCAGGCTACCTCTGGTCGTACCTGTTCGCGGCCGTCATCATCGGCTTCATCGCCCACGGCGGCCTCGAAATCAAGCCAGCCGAGGAGCTTCCGGTTCCGCAGATGGTGGTCGGCCTCCTCGTCGGGACGGCCGTCATCTACGGGCTTGGCGTCCTTGGTCTCATCGTGATTGCAGACCTCGGCGCAATGGCGGCGCTCACGGCGGGTGCGCTCGTGTTCATCCCTGGTGAGCTGCTGAAAATCGCCGCAGCCGTGGCAATCGTTCGGAGTGACCGCCTCGTCGCTGCATGATTGCGGTTGACGGTCTCGTCCACCGCTACGCCGGTGTCGCCGCTGTAGACGACGTCTCGCTCTCGATTGCCGATGGTGAATGTCTCATTCTCGCCGGGCCGAACGGCTCTGGCAAAACGACGCTCGTGCGTCACCTGAACGGCCTGCTCGAACCAGACGAGGGAACCGTCCTCGTGAACGGCGTTTCCGTGCAAGAAGACCTCGTCGCCGCACGCGTCGCCGTTGGCATGGTGTTCCAAGACCCGCGCGACGGCTTCGTCGCCGCGACGGTTGGCGAAGATGTGCGCTTCGGGCCGGAGAATCTGGGACTCGCACACGACGAAATCGACCGACGCGTCGAAGCCGCGCTCGCGGCGGTGAACATGGCAGGCCGAGAACGCGAGCGCATCGACCGGCTGTCGGGTGGCGAACAAGAGCGCGTCGCCATCGCGGGCGCGCTTGCGATGGAACCTGATTTCCTCGTCCTCGACGAACCGTTTACCGGCCTCGACGAACCCGCTCGCCAGTCCGTGCTCGCGCGACTCGAATCGCTGCAGGACTCCGGGACGGGCATCATCGTCGTGACCCACGACCTGCGCGACGTGTTTTCGCTCGCAGACCGCGTCGTGGTGATGAGCGATGGCTGTGTTGGTGTTTCCGGGACACCTGACGAGGTGCTCGACGCGCTGCCCGACCTCGGCGTTCGCCCGCCATGTTGACGTACGAACCCGGCGAGTCGGTCGCCCACGCGCTCGACCCGCGAACCAAGTTAGCGTTCCAACTCGCGTTTGCGGTCGCGGCGTTCGCCCACACAACACCCGCAGGATTGGCCGCGCTGTCGGGCGTCGCGGGCGTTTCACTCTGGGTGTCGAAGACGCCGCTTCTCGCCGCGCTGCGTGAGTTGCGCATCGTCCTCGCAGTGCTCGTGTTCGCGCCAATTCTCGAAGGACTGGTGCTTGGCCCGCCGTGGTTCTCGATTGCAGAAGCGACTGGCCCCACACTCGCCAGCTATCGCGCGGTGCTCATCGTCCTCGTCGCGGCGACCTACGTCCGGACGACTCCAGCGCGCGCCTCGCGAGCGGCGATTCAGCGCGTGATTCCCGGAAAAGCTGGCCAATTCCTTGGGATGGGCGTCTCGCTCGTGTTCCGGTTTCTGCCCGTGTTGCTCGCGGACATTCACCGGATGCGGATGGCGATACAGGCGCGTCTCGGCGACCAGCGGTCGATTCCAGAGCGGGCGAGCATCATCGCGCTGTCTGGACTCGCGCGGGCGTTCTCGCGCGCGGACACGCTGTCGCTGGCACTCCGGGCGCGGTGTTTCGCGTGGAACCCGACGCTCCCTCGCCTGCGCTTTGCGCGCCGTGATGTGCCCGGACTGGTGGCGGCGGCTGGGTTGGTGGCCGTCGCCTTCGTATGAACTTTCACCAAGTTGTATATTTACGGAGACGGAGCCATCGCTAGGCTTGCGTCGGTGACAAGACTTAAGCGCGTATTGTTCCACGGTGATTATAGATGACACTCCTCCTTCAGGCGGGAGCGACGCAGACGCGGCCGACGTTTTGGCAGATCAGCCCAGTCGGTGAGGTGCTGTTCTACTATCTGGCCGCCGTCGTCGTCGCCGTTTTCCTCTACGGCGTCTACGACCGCTTTGCCCGCTACAGCCGAGGTACGGACGACTGGTTCGAGCGCCTCGACGACCTGCCCGGCCGCATCGTGAGCGCCGTGAAAATCGTCGGCTCGAACGAGAAACAGTTCAACAGAGACCTCTACGGCGGCGTGATGCACGCCTTCATCATGTGGGGCTTTCTGACGCTGCTCATCGGGACGACAATTCTCGCCATCGACATGGACATCTGGACGAAGGTGCTTGGCCAGCCCTCGTTCTTCGTAAACGAGTTTTATCTCTCCTACTCGCTCGTGATGGACGCCCTTGGCTTCCTCTTCGTCGTCGGTATCGGCATGGCGCTGTATCGGCGCTACGCCCTCCGTACCGACCGGCTCTGGGGCAAACACACCTCGCTCGAAGATGACCTCTTCATCTGGACCCTCTTCTTGCTCGGCGTCGGTGGCTACCTCACCGAGGGGGTGCGCATCCTCGCACAGGACTTCCCCGAGTTCGAAACCGTGAGCTTCGTCGGCTGGTTTGTCGCAGACGTGCTCAGAGTCGCGGGCATGACGCCCGAGATGGCGCTCTCGTTCTACCCGATTACGTGGTGGAGCCACGCGCTGCTCGCGCTCGTGTTCGTCGCCGCCGTGCCGTACGCGAAGCCGTTCCACATGATTTCGAGTTTCGCAAACGTCGTCACCCGCGACGAAATGGCCGGCAAACGCCTCCCCGGCGTGCCCGCAGACGCCAGCCCGGACGAAATTGGCGCATCTTCGATTGACGACTTCTCGTGGAAGCAGATTCTCGACCAGGACGCCTGTACGAAATGTGGCCGCTGTTCGTCGGTCTGTCCGGCAAAAGCATCCGGTCGCCCACTCGACCCACGCGACGTGATTCTCGACCTGAAATCCTACCGTGAAGGGCTGGATGCAGGTCGCACCGAAGAGATGCCGATTATCGCAGACGGCGGCACGAGCGTCATCGACAGCCACACGATGGAATCGTGCATGGCCTGCATGGCCTGCATGGACGCCTGCCCGGTCGAAATCGAGCACCTGTCTTCCTTTACGGAGATGAACCGGCGGCTCACCGAGTCCGGCCAGATGGACGAGAACGTCCAAGAGGCGATGATGAACATCTTCTCGAACGGCAACTCCTTCGGTGACCCACAGCGAAAGCGCGCAGACTGGACCGACCAGTTGGACTTCGAGATTCCGGACGCGCGCGAGGAGGCTGTTGAATATCTCTGGTACGTCGGCGACTACCCGAGCTACGACGAGCGCAACAAGCGCGTCGCCCGCGCACTCGCGACCATCTTCCACGAATCCGGCGTGAGCTTCGGCATTCTCTACGACGACGAGCAGAACGACGGCAACGACGTGCGCCGGGTCGGTGAGGAAGGCCTCTACGAGATGCTCACCGAGGACAACATCGCCGCCTTCGAGGAGTGTGACTTCGAGAAGGTCGTCTGTACCGACCCGCACTCCTACAACACGTTCAAAAACGAGTACCCGGACTTCGGCTGGGGCGGCGAAGTCTACCACTACACGCAGGTTGTCGAAGAACTCGTGAACTCCGGTACGCTCGGCCTTCGTGGAACGGAACTCGACTACACCGTCACGTACCACGACCCGTGTCACCTCGGCCGGTACAACGACGAGTACGAAGCACCCCGCGAGGTCATCCGCGCGACGGGCGTCATGCTCGATGAGATGCCGCGAAACCGCAGCAACTCGTTCTGTTGTGGTGGCGGTGGCGGTGGTCTCTGGATGGACTTCGAAGAGACCGCAAAGCCGAGCGAAGAGCGCATCCGCGAAGCGCTTGAGGACACAGACACCGGCAGTGCGGTCGAAAAGTTCGTCGTCGCCTGTCCGATGTGCATGACGATGTACGAAGACGGCCGCAAGACCGGCGATTACGAAGACGACATCGACGTCGTGGACATCTCCGAACTCGTCGTCGAGGCGCTCGGTGCGATGGACAAAGCGAACCTGTAGAACACCCGTCGCGTCGTTTTTTGGTGCAGATTTTTTGTGCGAGCGGTATGCGTCTCGCACAAAAAAGGTGCATGGACAAAGCGAACCTGTAGACCACTAACCCCGCTCTCGTTGTTCGATTGCTTACAGAAAGGTTGTTCTGCTGATTTTTAAGTGAACGCTGTTCGCATATGCAGACATGGATCCTCGCATTCGTGAGCAAGCAGAGGTTATCGTGAATCACTCGACGGGCGTCGAACAGGGTGACAACGTCATCATCACTGGCTCTCCCGAGTCAGAAGACCTCATCGTCGCCGTCTCGGAACTGTGTGGTGAAATCGGCGCGACCACAGAGGTCAAAATAAGCAGTGAGCGAGCGACACGGGCCTACATGCGAGCGGTCGACGAAGACGACATCACGCTAAACGAGATGGCGCTCGCGGGAATCGAGGCCGCGGACGTGTTTATCGCCATCCGCGGGCAGTCGAACATGAACGAGCAAAGCGACGTCCCACCGAAGAAAAACCAGAAGCGAGCGGCCGAGAACCGCGATATCCAGGAGGCCTACTTAGCGAAACGCTGGAATCTTACGCAGTTCCCGACGGCGGCGGGCGCACAGAAAGCAGAGATGAGCACCGACGCCTACGAAGACTTCGTCTTCAGCGCGGTCAACAAAGATTGGGACGCCGTCGAGGAACACCAAGCGCAACTGGTCGAACTGCTCGAAGATGCGGACGAAGTCCACATCAAATCCGGCGACACGACGGACGTGACCATGTCCATCAAAGGCAACCTCGTGCTCAACGACTCGGGGATGCACAACATGCCCGGCGGCGAAGTGTTCACCGCGCCCGTCCCCGACTCCGTCGAAGGCGAAGTCCTGTTCGACAAGCCCGTGATGGTGCAGGGTCGGGAAGTCAACGGCGCGTGGCTCAAATTTGAAGGCGGCGAAGTCGTCGAGTTCTCCGCC encodes:
- a CDS encoding biotin transporter BioY, giving the protein MSVDTSDVNLVGDEVVLNVARAALMAALTGAFAYISFPIPFSSVPFSMQVLGVFLAGLLLGPVWGGASMALYLLAGAVGAPVFQGGAAGVGHLFGSTAGYLWSYLFAAVIIGFIAHGGLEIKPAEELPVPQMVVGLLVGTAVIYGLGVLGLIVIADLGAMAALTAGALVFIPGELLKIAAAVAIVRSDRLVAA
- a CDS encoding ABC transporter ATP-binding protein, whose protein sequence is MIAVDGLVHRYAGVAAVDDVSLSIADGECLILAGPNGSGKTTLVRHLNGLLEPDEGTVLVNGVSVQEDLVAARVAVGMVFQDPRDGFVAATVGEDVRFGPENLGLAHDEIDRRVEAALAAVNMAGRERERIDRLSGGEQERVAIAGALAMEPDFLVLDEPFTGLDEPARQSVLARLESLQDSGTGIIVVTHDLRDVFSLADRVVVMSDGCVGVSGTPDEVLDALPDLGVRPPC
- a CDS encoding energy-coupling factor transporter transmembrane protein EcfT; the protein is MLTYEPGESVAHALDPRTKLAFQLAFAVAAFAHTTPAGLAALSGVAGVSLWVSKTPLLAALRELRIVLAVLVFAPILEGLVLGPPWFSIAEATGPTLASYRAVLIVLVAATYVRTTPARASRAAIQRVIPGKAGQFLGMGVSLVFRFLPVLLADIHRMRMAIQARLGDQRSIPERASIIALSGLARAFSRADTLSLALRARCFAWNPTLPRLRFARRDVPGLVAAAGLVAVAFV
- a CDS encoding (Fe-S)-binding protein, whose product is MTLLLQAGATQTRPTFWQISPVGEVLFYYLAAVVVAVFLYGVYDRFARYSRGTDDWFERLDDLPGRIVSAVKIVGSNEKQFNRDLYGGVMHAFIMWGFLTLLIGTTILAIDMDIWTKVLGQPSFFVNEFYLSYSLVMDALGFLFVVGIGMALYRRYALRTDRLWGKHTSLEDDLFIWTLFLLGVGGYLTEGVRILAQDFPEFETVSFVGWFVADVLRVAGMTPEMALSFYPITWWSHALLALVFVAAVPYAKPFHMISSFANVVTRDEMAGKRLPGVPADASPDEIGASSIDDFSWKQILDQDACTKCGRCSSVCPAKASGRPLDPRDVILDLKSYREGLDAGRTEEMPIIADGGTSVIDSHTMESCMACMACMDACPVEIEHLSSFTEMNRRLTESGQMDENVQEAMMNIFSNGNSFGDPQRKRADWTDQLDFEIPDAREEAVEYLWYVGDYPSYDERNKRVARALATIFHESGVSFGILYDDEQNDGNDVRRVGEEGLYEMLTEDNIAAFEECDFEKVVCTDPHSYNTFKNEYPDFGWGGEVYHYTQVVEELVNSGTLGLRGTELDYTVTYHDPCHLGRYNDEYEAPREVIRATGVMLDEMPRNRSNSFCCGGGGGGLWMDFEETAKPSEERIREALEDTDTGSAVEKFVVACPMCMTMYEDGRKTGDYEDDIDVVDISELVVEALGAMDKANL
- a CDS encoding aminopeptidase, encoding MDPRIREQAEVIVNHSTGVEQGDNVIITGSPESEDLIVAVSELCGEIGATTEVKISSERATRAYMRAVDEDDITLNEMALAGIEAADVFIAIRGQSNMNEQSDVPPKKNQKRAAENRDIQEAYLAKRWNLTQFPTAAGAQKAEMSTDAYEDFVFSAVNKDWDAVEEHQAQLVELLEDADEVHIKSGDTTDVTMSIKGNLVLNDSGMHNMPGGEVFTAPVPDSVEGEVLFDKPVMVQGREVNGAWLKFEGGEVVEFSAEKNEDVLESLLETDDGARRLGELGIGMNRDIDRFTYNMLFDEKMGDTVHMAVGRAYDDTVGEGNEQNDSVVHTDMIVDMSEDSFIKVDGEVIQRNGTFIFEDGFEE